The genomic DNA CGGAAAAAACCCGGCGGGGGGTTTCGGGGGTGTTGTCGCCGTCCAGGGCCTGCTCTTCCAGGTCTTCGACCCGCTCGGTGAGGGCATCGGTGTATTCAAAAAAGGTCTGTACCCCCTGGTCGAGCAAGCGCTGCCACAGCCTTAAGCACGAACCCCCACGAAAGCTGTTCCAGATTTGCTCGAGGTAGTCTACCGGCTCGTTGCGGTAGGTGAGCAGCACCTGGGTCTCGGGGAAGTAGAAGTAGGAGACCCGCTCGGTGCGGCTATGGGCATTGTCTGGGGTCTCGAGGGTGCGAAAAATCAGGAAAAGGTGCCTGGGGTACTCCTCGAAACGGCTCCAGTGGCCGATCTCCTGGGCATCGGCCAGGGCCAACGGGTTGAGGGGATACTGGTTTTGAATCAGGGCGATTTCCTCAGGGGTAGGGGTCTCGACGTCCACCCAGACCTGGGCCTCCATCAGGCCGCAGGTTGCGCCATCGGAAAGTTGCTTAGCCCGAATCATTAGCTCATAGCTTATTGCGGATGGCCGATGGCTGCAAAAGTGTTGGCAACTTGAAAGGCATTCACGCCGCTTATTCCCCCACCCCCGCCCCCTCCCCATGGGAGAGGGGACTTAACTTGGAGGAGAAGGGTTGGAATGAGGGGTCTTTAGGCAAAAAAGCTTCTTATCTATACGATGCACGATTGCAAAACGAGCTTGCCGACCGGCCATTGACCCACGGCCATTTCGCCAGCAGGACGATGTTTTGCTGCTTGTGCCTAGCGGGTACTCTCGGCGATCCAGTCCAGGTAGTCCTTCGACCCTGCCTCGATTTTATGGGCAATAATCTCGGGCACCTGGTAGGGGTGCAGCTCTTTGATACGGGCTTCCAGGGCATTGTAGCGCGCTTGCTGGGTTTTGATGAGGAGCAGCAGCTCGCTATTTTCCTGAACCTCACCCTCCCAGCGATAGACCGAAGTGATGCCCGGCAGCAGGTTTACACAAGCGGCCAGCCCTTCGAGCACCAGGGTTTGGGCGATGCGCTGGGCGGTCTTTTGGTCCGGTACGGTGCAAAAAACGGTCAGATACATACTTACTAGGTTATAAGAAATGTCTTTGATTTGTTCTTTCTTTGGGGCCCCCGCCTAAAGCGTGGGTAGCAACAGCTCGAAAAACCAGGGTGCTCTGACAATCCCTAACGGAACGATTCAGGCGGGGTTCATATTAGCGAATCCCCAGCGACTTCACCGCCAACCGGGCCGCGGCCAGATCCCAAAGGGCGTGGCCCACGCTTTTAAAGAGCACCACACCTGAGGCTGGTTTGGGCTGGTGGAGGGCTGCCGCGAGCGGCTGTACCTCGTCCCAGTCCACCCCGGCTTGCAGCAGGTCGCCCGCCTCCGAACGGGCCCCCTCGAGGGTATCCACATATAGCCGGGCCTGCCGCACCACCTCCGGCGCAACCTCGGCCATATCGGGGCGGTAGGCTCCCACGGCGGCGATGAAGGCGCTCGAGGGGGCTCGCAGCAGCACCGGGGTTGAGCTGGTAGTGGCGCACACAATCAGGCTCACCTCGTTCAGGGCGGGCTCGAGGTCCCGGATGGCCTGGGCCAGCATTCGCCGCTGGCGGGCGTACGAGGCCAATGCCTCGGCATGTTCAAAGCTGCGGGAGTACACGTACACCTTGTCGGTGCCCAGGCCCACCTGGAAGGCTTCCAGGTGGCTTCTGCCCTGGGTTCCCGCGCCCATAATCAAAAGCGGCCCGGCGGGAAGGGGGGCCAGGGTCTGGGCGGCCAGCAGCGAGACCGCTGCGGTGCGGCGGGCCGTGACCACCCCACCGTCCAGCAGGGCCAGGCGTTCGCCGGTAGCAGTTCGCATGACCCAGACCTCGGCCCGGACGCTGGGCTGTTGCGCAGGGTGGACGGTGACCAGCTTGGTAACGGTGATGGAAGGGTCGGCTGCGGGCATCAGCAGCAGGGTAGCGCCCCCCGGTAGCGGCACCACCAGACGCTCCGGTGCGGTAACGAGACCCTGGGCATGGTCGGCCAGCACCTGGGCAATGGACTCGGCCAGGGCAGCATACGGCAATAGGGCAGTGGTTTCCTCTGCCGATAGAATGCGCATGTGCCCAGCCTACCCGAAAGTTGTGTTTTGTGCAGACTGGGGCGATAGAACCTGAACGCTATCGCCAACCTCTACCACCCCGCCCCGAAGCACCCGGGCATACAGCCCCCGCTTGCCCAAAAGCACCTTGGGCAGCCGCAAATCGAAGACCGAGAGCGAGTTGCAAACGGTGCATACCGTGGTCAACTCCAACAAGGCAGGGCCTACTTGTAGCCGAGTTCCTGGGCTAAGGGCGTGGGGGTCGAAGTCTACCAGCAAGTTTTCGCCTAGGGCCCCCGGGGGTAGCTCGATGCTGGCTCGAGCGGCCAGCGCGTAAGTCGGGCGCCCGGCCACCAGCACGGCCCGGTCGGGGTGCTTGCCAAAGTGCCGGTCGCCTTCTACGCCCATGCCTTCCACCAGATGGGCTTTAGCCACCGCTGGTTTGGGTAGGCTTGTACCCGGCCCAGCGTGGAGCGACAGGACGGTATTCATCGCAGACCGAGCTGACCTCGAGCGGCCAGCACCTGCTGGGCGCTCAGGTTCTTGCCGCGCTGGGCCTTCACCTCGGCCTCGGTAAAAGCGCTCTGGCCTGTGGGCAGGGCATTCCCCCACTGGGTGGCGATGTGGTTGAGCACCGCGGCGATCTCTGCGTCGCTGAGCTGGGGATAGGCCGGCATCAGGCCGTTGTAGCTGGCCCCTTTGACGCTAATTGCGCCTTGCAGGCCATAGAGCATCACCTGAATCAGCCATTCGCGTCCGCCCTTGGCTGCCAAAATCTCCGGCACATGCCCGGCCAGAGGCGGAAAGACCCCTGGAATACCTGCACCATTGGCCTGGTGGCAGCCGATGCAGTTGTTGTAGACCGCTGCCCCACTAACTGCAGCCGCGGCCTGCGCTGGTGTGGGCGCAGGAACACTCGCACCTGGAGCCAACTGTGTTGCCAGGTAGTTGAGGATGGTAGCCCGTTCCTCCGGGGTGAGCCTGAGCCCGTAGCCCTGCATTTCTGTAATCAGGCTGTCCCAACGTTCGCGGTTTTGCCGTTCACGGGTTACAAAACCGATTTCGTGGCAGGTCTGGCATTTCTGTAAAACAAGCTCCCGCCCCGGCCCCTCGGGCAGTGCGTTTTGGCCGAGGCCCACCCAAAGGGCAGTTAGCGCTAGAAACATTACCCATACCAGGTATTTGGCTTTCATGTTTGGTCTTCCTCCCTGATGCAAAAGAATATCATGCTTGGCAAGGCGTTTTTGTGCGCCCGACACACCTGTGCTGAAGCTAAAAAAATCGTTAACACACAACCGGCACCCTGGGGTATGTGGCGCCGGTCAAAAGAGCAGGCTTTGGAGATTTCAGGTTACCCTGAACTTGACCCGCATAATCCCGTTCCACTCGTAGCCGCGCTCGTTCCACCAGATGTTGCCGTTCATGGGCTGGGTGCGGCCTACCGCGTCGGTAGCGCGGGCCATCACCTCGTATTCGCCGGGGGCCAGTAGCTGGGGTGAGACCCACTGATACCAGCCAAACTTGCCGTGGTCACGCTCGATGATGGCCTTGCGCCAGGAGGTGCCGCCGTTTACCGAGACCTCTACGGTTTCGAGCGGGGCCAGGCCGTCGTTCCAGGCTACCCCACGGATCTCTACCAGACGGCCTTTGACGCTGGCTCCGGCCAGCGGCGATAGGATGAAGGAGTTGATGTTGGTCATCCAGTTCGAGCGGGAGTTCTCCAGGGTGTAGTTGTAGCGGCTGCCGGGCTGGGTGGGCAGGATGGGCAGGTTCACCCCGGGCAGCACCGGCACCCGGTAGCGGGGCACCTGTTCGTTGCCGGAGCTTTCGGTAGCGGTGAACTCGAGCTTGGCAATCCACTTAACGTTGGCCGTGCCAAAGGTACCCGCTGCCACCAGCCGCACCGGCCCGCCGTGTACCGCCGGCAGCGGCTCACCGTTCATGCCCAAAGCCAGCATGGCGCTGCTGTAGTCCAGCACGCTGATGGGGAAGCTCTTTTCATAAGGTGCAGCCCCGCCCTGGGTGGAGGCGTTCATGGTGATGAAGCGGGCTTTTGGATCGAGTTTTACGCCTTTGGCCTCGAGCAGGGTCTTGAGCAACACCCCGCGCCAGGTGACATGCCCCACCCCGCCGTAGGTCCAGGGGTTGCCTGAAGGACGGGGGTTGAAGAAGCTACGGCCATTGCCCGAACACTGCAACACGCTGGTGACTTCGGTCTGGGGCAGTTTGGAAAGCTCGTCCACCGTGATCTTGAAAGGTTTGTCAATGAGGCCGGTGATCTCTACTTCCCAGCCGGGCTGCACGTTGGGCTCGGTGGTGTTGAGACCGGGCAGGTCGATGTTGTTGCGGATGAAGAGGTTGGCCTTGCTGGTGATGCGCTCGGAGCCCAACAGTTCCAGGGTAGACTCCATCACCACCGGACGGGACGACAGCACAACCAGCTTGGGGTTTTTGCCGCGTACCACCTGGTCGGCGGTGGGTTGTTGCTGGGCCATGCCCAGCCCCATCATGCCCACGGCTGCTCCGGCTGCAACGCTTTTCTTCAAGAAGGCGCGGCGGTTCATTTCAGCCTGAAGTAGTGCTTTTTCTTTTTCGCTCATCTGAGACTCCTCCCCAAAACAAGACCCTACGGGCCAGCTAGCGGGATGCTTGGGCCTATGTGTTTTCTGACAGCGTCATGTTACAACGGATTACAAACATACTCAACTAGGGTATAGGTTGCGCCAGGGTAGATTGGCAAAACCAGCGGAGTAGGTCTATGCGTG from Meiothermus cerbereus DSM 11376 includes the following:
- a CDS encoding MOSC domain-containing protein, with product MNTVLSLHAGPGTSLPKPAVAKAHLVEGMGVEGDRHFGKHPDRAVLVAGRPTYALAARASIELPPGALGENLLVDFDPHALSPGTRLQVGPALLELTTVCTVCNSLSVFDLRLPKVLLGKRGLYARVLRGGVVEVGDSVQVLSPQSAQNTTFG
- a CDS encoding c-type cytochrome — translated: MKAKYLVWVMFLALTALWVGLGQNALPEGPGRELVLQKCQTCHEIGFVTRERQNRERWDSLITEMQGYGLRLTPEERATILNYLATQLAPGASVPAPTPAQAAAAVSGAAVYNNCIGCHQANGAGIPGVFPPLAGHVPEILAAKGGREWLIQVMLYGLQGAISVKGASYNGLMPAYPQLSDAEIAAVLNHIATQWGNALPTGQSAFTEAEVKAQRGKNLSAQQVLAARGQLGLR
- a CDS encoding magnesium transporter CorA family protein; this encodes MIRAKQLSDGATCGLMEAQVWVDVETPTPEEIALIQNQYPLNPLALADAQEIGHWSRFEEYPRHLFLIFRTLETPDNAHSRTERVSYFYFPETQVLLTYRNEPVDYLEQIWNSFRGGSCLRLWQRLLDQGVQTFFEYTDALTERVEDLEEQALDGDNTPETPRRVFSARREVLRTRRLVSQAREALLHLERLPLLGAEAYLFRDLTDRMGRVYEGLDAARDELSNVLEVHLSAQNNRLNRVVQALTVISVLFLPMTLWAGIYGTNFEAFTEYQWPAGRVYFWGGLAVIGGGLALWMKRRGWW
- a CDS encoding molybdopterin-dependent oxidoreductase, which codes for MSEKEKALLQAEMNRRAFLKKSVAAGAAVGMMGLGMAQQQPTADQVVRGKNPKLVVLSSRPVVMESTLELLGSERITSKANLFIRNNIDLPGLNTTEPNVQPGWEVEITGLIDKPFKITVDELSKLPQTEVTSVLQCSGNGRSFFNPRPSGNPWTYGGVGHVTWRGVLLKTLLEAKGVKLDPKARFITMNASTQGGAAPYEKSFPISVLDYSSAMLALGMNGEPLPAVHGGPVRLVAAGTFGTANVKWIAKLEFTATESSGNEQVPRYRVPVLPGVNLPILPTQPGSRYNYTLENSRSNWMTNINSFILSPLAGASVKGRLVEIRGVAWNDGLAPLETVEVSVNGGTSWRKAIIERDHGKFGWYQWVSPQLLAPGEYEVMARATDAVGRTQPMNGNIWWNERGYEWNGIMRVKFRVT
- the cutA gene encoding divalent-cation tolerance protein CutA, which encodes MYLTVFCTVPDQKTAQRIAQTLVLEGLAACVNLLPGITSVYRWEGEVQENSELLLLIKTQQARYNALEARIKELHPYQVPEIIAHKIEAGSKDYLDWIAESTR
- a CDS encoding delta(1)-pyrroline-2-carboxylate reductase family protein, with the protein product MRILSAEETTALLPYAALAESIAQVLADHAQGLVTAPERLVVPLPGGATLLLMPAADPSITVTKLVTVHPAQQPSVRAEVWVMRTATGERLALLDGGVVTARRTAAVSLLAAQTLAPLPAGPLLIMGAGTQGRSHLEAFQVGLGTDKVYVYSRSFEHAEALASYARQRRMLAQAIRDLEPALNEVSLIVCATTSSTPVLLRAPSSAFIAAVGAYRPDMAEVAPEVVRQARLYVDTLEGARSEAGDLLQAGVDWDEVQPLAAALHQPKPASGVVLFKSVGHALWDLAAARLAVKSLGIR